ACCACCCACGGCCGCCGCAAAACAAGCTGTCGTACCGCGAAGCATATTCACCCAAGGATCACGCACCGTCATCATACGTGCAGAACCAGCCGCAGTGATATTCATCTTGGTATCTTTAACACCGCAAGCTTCTAGAACCTGTTGCCAAAGCAACCGCGCTGCCCTGATCTTCGATACAGTCATATAGACATCTGCATCAGCAGCCACAGTGAAGTGAATATTTTTCGCAGCATCAGACAGTTCAAGGCCTGCTGTTTCCATGGAGCGCAAGTATGAAACCGCTGTAGATAACATCAAGCCAATTTCCTGCGCCTCAGTAGCACCAGCCATATGGTACGGAGTGCTGTCTGCCATAAAGGCCGCCACATGCTGATATTCAGCATAATCTTCAGCAACCTCAACACCCGTGGCTAACGCTTCATCCATAGGCTGAAGCAAACGCCCTGTTTGTGCGAGAGTCCCAATCGGATCAATACCTAAACAGCCTTTTACTTCTTCAGCCTTGTAAGCTCGCTTTTTGAGAAGTCCCAGGAAATTCTTAGATACAGCAGAATATTCCTCACCAGGCACGAGTGAGAAGCCAACCATATTGAGGTAAACACCTTCCAAAGCGTTACCTAATTCGGTTACCGCTATTCCCGGTGTTGCCCCGGAAGCGACTTTAAGAGAAAGCGCACTGGCTCCACGCTCTAGATCATCAAGAATAGCCTGATTGGTCTTCCCTGCATCCGGGGTTGAATGCGCGGCTAATATCTGCCACTCACCTTGTCGGCTTTCAGGCCGCGAGCCCTGCACCATCGTGTCTTTGGTATAAAGTGCATGAATATTGATATCGTCATACGATTTGGAGATCATAGCACGGTCGAAATCCTTACCCTTAAGGGTCTTTTCAACAAGCGCGCGCCATGCCTCATCTGAAGCTGGATCAAACTCTGAAGCGAGTTTTAAGCCTTCTTGTGTCATGGGGCCCAGTCCTTTAGCAACTGACAGGTTATTGTCCTTATTGTTTTGCCGGGAACCTAGCCAAATATTTGCTGCGGTGCAATGTTAAACGGACATCAATAATCTGACGGTAGCCAACACAAGAAACAAACCAAAGGCTATACTCAACAGTCTTTTTGGTATGGCATGAGCAACTTTGGCCCCATATGGTGCACACACCACAGCCGCTATCGCCACTATAACAAGGGATGGAATATGGATAAAACCAACCATCCCGGACGGCAAATCTGCTACATTTAGCCCACCAAATAGATATCCCAAACCACCAGAAACACTAATAACCAACCCTATCAGCGAAGCCGTTCCAACGGCCTTCTGGATAGGAATATTATAGAGTGTAAGATACGGTACAGAGAAGCTGCCCCCACCAATTCCCATAACCGCCGAAAAGAAGCCAATGATCCCTGGATTCAAGTAACGAAATACACCAGAAGGTAAATCTTCACCCAGTTTGTATTTATCCAGTGGTAACAACATTTTGAGAGCAAGCAAAGCGGCTAGTCCTGCAAAAATATAAATAAGCTCTTCTGTTTTTAGTGTTTTCGCAAAAAAAGCACCTGCAACTGCACCAACAGCAATTGCCCACCACCAATCTTTAACAATTGGCCATTCAACTCCACCTTTTTTATGGTGAGCTCTTACACTCGAAAGGTTAGTTGCGACAATGATCGCAAGTGATGTTGCGATTGACGCATGCATACGCCACTCAATAGGCACACCAATACTATCGAAAACGATAAAGAGAGCTGGAATGGTGACAATTCCACCACCGATACCAAGCAACCCTGCTAGAAAGCCAGCAACCATCCCTGCCCCAACAAGTGGGAGCAAATGTTCTATCATTTCCATCATGAAACTACCCTTGAACGCCTAACTTCTTTTCAAAATGTGCCAACTTTGATGGAGGTATTTCCCTGCCAACTTCATCAACTAGAACCTTATCTTCCTTTAACTGAAGCCAAACGGGGACGCCACCATTCCAAAACATCTGATAGCTGGCTTTCGCAAGATCGCTATAAAATGCTTCAGGAGTTTTATTGGTATTCGCAATTACATAACTTTTTTCAAAAGGATTCCAGGATCCCTCATCTTGTGCGAACCGAAACATCACACCCAGTTTATCAGGCCTGCACGCATCTGGCATAGCATCAACCTCTAACCAGGAACACACATAATTCCTACACCCTTCTGGCCGCTTACGGTAACTATCGCACCCGCCAGAGGCGCGAATATGCTTACACCTGGTTGCAGGTGGTTTCAGATAATTAGGGAATTCGACAGCAAGGATAATGCAGCACTCAGAACATGATCCGCACGATTTGGCCACGGCGCACACCACTTCTTAAAATTTCACTCTAAACATTTAGAATTGAAGAAGTATTTGGTCAAACAAAAACCGCTATAGCCAAGCCATAGCGGTTCTTATTGGTCGGAGAGACAGGATTTGAACCTGCGGCCCCTACACCCCCAGTGTAGTGCGCTACCAGACTGCGCTACTCCCCGATTTCAGAGTTATCTTCTGGATGCCGGCGAATATAACGAGCGACATAGAAGTACGCAATATGGCAAATTAAGTTTTTACCTTATTCTCGTTCTACATGAAATTTAGCCTGATATGCTTCTCTCGCGGGCGCTTTCTGCCTCAAATAAGAATGTAGGTAACGATTAAGTGCCGCCAATAATCTATCGGCCGTATCTTGCGAAACAAGATCAAGTAAGCACTCAACAGCACACACCATCTTCAATCGGTGAACTGAATAAATGTACTCACCATAATCCATATTGAAAAGGTTGGCTTTTTGTTGAGCCATAAATAATTTCTGATCGTCCACTTTCCATTTGTCGAATGTGGTTTCCGTAAGAAAAGGTTTATTTCTACCTACAAAGCAAGCCATCTGCAAAAGCCCTGATCGCCAATATTTATTTTCTGCCGTTGCATGAACATAAACTGCCCGAGCAAAGGTAATCGCATGAGTAAAATCAAGCCAACCAATGTTGCGGGCTATAGGTTGTTCAATTGCATTTTGTAAATTTACATCAAAACTCAGCATGTTTTCTGCGGCAGCTAGCAAAAGCTGTTCCCAAAGCTCTTCATAAGGTTGATCAGATTGAACAACAGCCCCCATAACCGCATTAACTGATAATCCTGAAAATGATAATGCCTGCTTATTTTCTTGTGGCCAATTGCTATTAAGAAAGGAGGCGAATTGTCTGAATTCTGGTAATAAATCTTCTCTTGCAGCACCACATAGATGACGTACAAACTGAATAGCCAAGCCTCGCTCAACACTCCTGCCAAGTTGTTCAATTAACCGTTCAGCATGAACAACATAGATAGCTGAATGACCGAATGCTGAGTAATGCTTAAATACCTGATCTAAGAAAACCGGCTTTAGATCAGCAAATCTTAACCCTTCATCAAAAGCAGCCTCACATAAACCCACAGCCATTTCAAAATTCATATCTGCAATTGCTTTGCGGAAAGTTTCTATGCCCCATTCGATTGCGAGGCCGGCTTTGGCGGGGCGGCTCTGTAACCCGTCCCAGGAAAAATGCCCTGTGGCTTCAAGAAATGCTACCAGTCGAAGATCATCATCGTTTCCTGCCAAATCAATCCAGTCAGAAAGTCCAGCGTGTGCATGGCCAAACCCTCGTTCAATCTTATCTTCACTCCACCGGAGCGCTGAAACAGCGTAAGCTTCATATGGCTGTCCTGCTTTCGCACCGCGAGCCAGTGTCCGAGCTAGTCGGCTATAATCATGATCATTCAAAGCGTCTTCAAAGTCGGCCTCGAGTTTCCTGATCATCTCCTCTTTGGAAGGCGGTGTCATATCAAGCCAAAGCTCTCCATTGCGAACTTTAAGCGGATATGTCCGAACAGGATCCCGCCCCATAAGAGGTACACCATCTTTCAGGTTAAAAGTCCAACCATGCCAGTTACAGGAAAGAATACATCCTTCTTTCAGCGAACCTTCCTTAAGAGGGTATCCCTCATGTGGGCACCGATTATCAATGGCATAAAGCCCATCATCGGCAGCTATAATCAAAATCTGCTTACCCGCTAATTTTACGACTGCTCTATCTTCAACCAATAATTCTTCAAGGCTGCCGAGATTTTCCCAATTGTTATTTGTCACGGTTTCCCTCCTCTTCAGCCTGCGACGTGGCTATATCTGCGCGGTCACGGTCAAGCCTTTCAGCGATAAGTTTAGCCCGTGCGATAAAGAGTATTTCCTGTCCCATTTTCAGCCTCCATTAATTAAATAAAAAACTTTAATTAATAAACTGTGGGTTCAGCTTGATTTTTTCAAGTAAAAACTTTAAATAAAATTCAGGAGATGGAAATGAGTACACGCGAAACGATTCTGAAAGAGTTGAAAATCAAGGGAAAAGCGCGCGCTGACGAGCTATCAGAACCGCTGAACTTGACTGCGATGGCAGTCCGCCAACACCTATACCAACTGCAAGAAGAAGGCGCTGTTGAGTGTATTTCTGTCGCGTCTGGTAGAGGGAGGCCCGCGAAATATTGGCGGCTGACAGAGAAATCAAACGTCTATTTTCAAGATGCACACAGGGATCTATCGCTTGATCTGATCTCTGGTATTCGCGATGTACTTGGTGGTGATGCCCTGCTCCAATTGCTGGATCACCGATCAACAAAACAAGAAAAAACTTACAAGGAAGCAATGGCTGAAGCTGATGATCTATCGGAGAAATTAGTTGCCCTCGCGAAAGCGCGATCAAGTGAAGGGTATATGGCTGATGTAACCACAGAAGACGGTGATTTGCTCTTCATTGAAAATCACTGCCCTATCTGTGAAGCAGCCAAGTCCTGCAGTGGTATATGCTCTCAGGAACTTCAGTTATTTCAAAAACTTTTTGAAGATGAAGCTTTTGTCGAAAGATCAGAACATATAGTGGCAGGCGCAAGACGTTGCGCCTACAAAGTATCCAAGAAAAACTAATCCAGTTTTGCTCGCAATGCCTTTAATTGACTTAACACGGAAGAAATTCGTTTATCATCAGACGAGCTTATTGGTTTAGCTTGCTGTTCCACGGGTTGTTTCATAGATGCGGGTGACACTTGTTCTTGCTTTTCAAGAATAGCATCTACAGTCAGTGGCTCATTCTCGCCTTTAGCTAAGGCGATAGTTGCCTTAACACCCTGACTTTTAAATAATTTCTGAACGCCACGGATAGTATAACCGTCCACATGAAGCAGCTGTTTAATAGCAGTAATCAGCTCAACATCTTCCGGCCTATAGTAACGTCGGTTCCCACCTCTTTTCAAAGGTTTGATTTGAGCGAACTTGCTTTCCCAAAACCGCAACACATGCTGCGGCAGATCTAAATATTCTGCAACTTCTGAAATTGTACGAAAGGCTTCACGCCCCTTGCCGCTTTTATCACGGCCCGTGGCAGAATCTTCAGCCATTATAGAAACTCCAAAACTCTATGAGTTATCTGAGTTAATTTGGTCTTTCATTACCTGACTTGGACGGAAAACCAGTACCCGGCGTGGTTCAATAGGAACCTCTTCACCAGTTTTTGGGTTACGCCCTACACGGCCATTTTTAGAACGAACCAGAAAACTTCCAAAGGAGGAAATCTTCACATTATCGCCCTTAACCAAAGAGTCCGCAATTTCATCCAAAATGCTCTCTACCAAGTCTGCAGATTCATTACGGGAAAGACCCACTTCTTCATATACAGATTCAGCTAAATCAGCTCTAGTTAGTGTCTGGTTTGACATGGCACCCTCACCATTCAATGATTAAAGTTAAAAAAACTCTACACAAATGCTACCCAAAGGTTTGCATTCTGTCAATCTAACACTAGTAAATGCGCAAGCTTTTTAAAGGCTTATACAGGAATGCTGACCTTTCACTGCATATAATATAACTCAACTATAAACACACATTTAACAAAACCGATTTTATGGCTTTGTTTCTTCCTCTACGCCAATCTCATGTAAATCCTCACTGATTAAGCGAGTGAGATCATTTTGCGCCATATCAATCGCGGACGTTAAAGCGGATGCAAAACCTTGTGCATTCGCTCCGCCATGGCTTTTCATTACAAGACCATTCAACCCAAGGAACACACCACCATTATGATTATTGGGGTCTAAATGATCTTTAAGTGAACGTAAGCCATGTTTTGACAGTAAATAACCAAGCTTTGTAAGGAAAGATGACCGGAACGCCCGACCTAAAAGGTCAGTAACCAAACGAGCAGTACCTTCGGCGGTTTTAAGCGCCACGTTACCCGTGAAACCATCTGTCACAACAACATCAACTTCACCGTTTGCAATATCATTACCTTCAACAAATCCCGTGAAGGTCATTGGTAGATGTGTACTTTCCTTGAGTACATCTGCCGCGGCTTTAATGCTATCTTTGCCTTTCAGATCCTCAACACCAACGTTAAGCAGGGCAACAGATGGTTTGCTAAGCCCAAGCACGGTGCGAACGTAAGCGGCCCCCATAATTGCAAACTGCACAAGGTTATTTGAATCGCACTCAACATTCGCGCCCAAATCAAGCATTACACTTTCACCGCGCAAGGTAGGAAGTGGAGAAATAAGTGCGGGACGATCAATACCAGGCATAGTACGTAGCATAAACTTGGCTAATGCCATCAATGCACCAGTGTTACCAGCAGAAATACAAACATCGGCCTTTTCATCTTTCACAGCCTGAATAGCAAGCCCCATAGAAGATTTACGCCCTTTTCGAAGCGCCTGTGAAGGCTTCATATCTGAAGAAACAATCTCATGGGTATGTACAATTTCACTGGCCTTTTTCAGCTCAGGGTATTTTGAAAGGTGTGGCATGATTGCCTTTTCATCACCAAACATCAAAAACTTGGTATTCGGATATAAAGTACGCGCTTTCGCGGCACCTTCAATCACCATATCAGGGGCATGGTCACCGCCCATTGCATCAACAGCGATGGTAATAGTCTTAGCCACAAATATTCCTATCTTATGCGCAAAGTATGCACTTTTTGAGGTGAGCTACACCCCAATAACCTACAGCTCACACCGTTATATTTATACGAACAATAACGTTTTTATTTTTTTGTTCAAGATTGGTCCTTCAGCTTACCAAGGGCAGCAAAAGGGTTCGGCTTCTCCAGCTCAGCTTCATTCACTGATACGTTCGCAGACGCAGATACATTCAATTCTACGCCTTCAGCACGTGGATATTGATTCATGGAAATTGCCAGTGTCTGCGCAACAAGCTCACCTACTTCAACAATATCACCTTCGAGTGCATCATAGTCAGGCGCATCCACATCCAGATAAGCTTCATCTTCATCCATACTGTTTGCCATTTCCGGACTTACCAGAAGGAGAGAGAAATTCTCAGATACAGTTTCTGCAACTGGCTTTAAACTGATAGTACATGCTTGTTCCAACTCTGCATCGATATGCCCCTCAAGCAGAACAGCATCCATATCAGCCTTGCTTTTAACGGTAACTTCAGCACTAAAAGTAGACAAAGACACAAGATTAAAGCGTTCAACAAGAATACTCTTTTGATCACCAGTTGCTTCAATGGCATAGCTTTTCTCATTGCCATCAATTTCTGAAGCTTTAAGGGAAAGGGTCAGGTTATTTTTTTTTGTCATCGGGAGCCTTTAAACAGTCGGATCAGGGAAGTTAAAGCTACAGGTTTCAAAGCTTTCAACCACTGTATTCTTTAGCGTTTCTACAGAACGTTGGATATAACTTACCATTAAGCTTACATCTTTATCCTGATTATCTCGATATATGTTTGCCATTACCACTTGATCTAGTTGGCGTTCTTCGTCTTCATTTTCAAGAGCAGCCTTATAAGCAGCGCTACGGCCAAGCCATGCAGCACCTACCTTTTTCATCTCTTTGCCAACGCTCATATCGCCCACGCCCAGCTCACGGAAGGAGCGATCCAGATCGCTTACCATTGCTTCCTGAATAAAACGGCGGAACTCAATATAATCGTCACCTTCCTGCTCAAGCCTATGATCTACTAAAAAAAGGTGTAATAGAATCATATCAAAACGACCATCAATCGTATCTTCCACGCCATATCCTTCATAGAAAACAGCGTTTCTCGCCTGGCCAACAAGTTCACTATAAACTCGGTAAGCTTCAACTTTGATCGCTTTTTTAGCAAAAAGACGTTTAAACATGGCAATTACCTTTATCTTGCCGCATTTGATCTACAATTTTCAGGCGGCAATGAAATTAATTGTGCTCGCTCTAACATGGAGCCTTGCGCAGCGCAATGGGAACAGCTAGTAAAAACACTAATATACCTAATGGGAAAAGTGTGGGATTTTGTTGAATGACTAAAACAGCACCGAGTTCGTTTAAAAAGCATGTTACGCTAGGCTTCTGCGTAGCAGCCAGTATTGCTGTTTCAGCGTGTGGTAATGCTCGCGAAAATCGTGGTTATTTTTTCGATAATGAATTAGCTGATGCTATTGCACCAGGTGTAGATAACCGCCAGTCTGTGAATTCAACACTTGGCTCACCTACCATTCCCGCGCTTTTTGATGATAAAACTTGGTATTATGTCTCATCCCGCATGCGTGTTCGGCCAATTTTTTGGCCAGAAACAGTAGATCACCGAGTGCTGGCAATTACATTTAATGACCGCGGCGTTGTAGAAAATGTTAACAACTTCGATATGTCTGACACACGCTCAATTAACCCTGCGCCAGGTAAAACACCTACTAAGGGCCGCCACCTAAGTTTCTTCCAACAATTGTTTGGAACCGTGGGCACCTTCAGTGGGCAACAAGGTCCAAACGGTAACAATGGCAACCCTACCGGACCTAACGGTTAAAATTAGAGATATGAAATCAAAAGCCCCGAAGCATACGCTTCGAGGCTTTCT
This DNA window, taken from Kordiimonas sp. SCSIO 12603, encodes the following:
- a CDS encoding methylmalonyl-CoA mutase family protein, encoding MTQEGLKLASEFDPASDEAWRALVEKTLKGKDFDRAMISKSYDDINIHALYTKDTMVQGSRPESRQGEWQILAAHSTPDAGKTNQAILDDLERGASALSLKVASGATPGIAVTELGNALEGVYLNMVGFSLVPGEEYSAVSKNFLGLLKKRAYKAEEVKGCLGIDPIGTLAQTGRLLQPMDEALATGVEVAEDYAEYQHVAAFMADSTPYHMAGATEAQEIGLMLSTAVSYLRSMETAGLELSDAAKNIHFTVAADADVYMTVSKIRAARLLWQQVLEACGVKDTKMNITAAGSARMMTVRDPWVNMLRGTTACFAAAVGGADTICIMPHDALIGMSSGFARRIARNIQIVLQEESNLSKVADPAAGAYAFETITSDLSAKAWAYFQSLEAKGGVTPLLASGDLKEELNTAWEKRRINLSKRKDAVTGVSEFPHIHEDTIEEVEAFAEVMADLKPAVCEADPLPNHRLAEDFEALRDRSDAMLQSSGKRAQVFVANLGTPADYTARSTFAKNFFEAGGIEAVQSENIATADDAKTAFEKSGAEFAILCSSDSQYEAMGEAVATALKDAKHVYLAGKPVNGDALKAAGVESFIFMGCNVLATLQNAYDIMGENS
- a CDS encoding sulfite exporter TauE/SafE family protein, whose amino-acid sequence is MMEMIEHLLPLVGAGMVAGFLAGLLGIGGGIVTIPALFIVFDSIGVPIEWRMHASIATSLAIIVATNLSSVRAHHKKGGVEWPIVKDWWWAIAVGAVAGAFFAKTLKTEELIYIFAGLAALLALKMLLPLDKYKLGEDLPSGVFRYLNPGIIGFFSAVMGIGGGSFSVPYLTLYNIPIQKAVGTASLIGLVISVSGGLGYLFGGLNVADLPSGMVGFIHIPSLVIVAIAAVVCAPYGAKVAHAIPKRLLSIAFGLFLVLATVRLLMSV
- a CDS encoding Rieske (2Fe-2S) protein, whose product is MTNNNWENLGSLEELLVEDRAVVKLAGKQILIIAADDGLYAIDNRCPHEGYPLKEGSLKEGCILSCNWHGWTFNLKDGVPLMGRDPVRTYPLKVRNGELWLDMTPPSKEEMIRKLEADFEDALNDHDYSRLARTLARGAKAGQPYEAYAVSALRWSEDKIERGFGHAHAGLSDWIDLAGNDDDLRLVAFLEATGHFSWDGLQSRPAKAGLAIEWGIETFRKAIADMNFEMAVGLCEAAFDEGLRFADLKPVFLDQVFKHYSAFGHSAIYVVHAERLIEQLGRSVERGLAIQFVRHLCGAAREDLLPEFRQFASFLNSNWPQENKQALSFSGLSVNAVMGAVVQSDQPYEELWEQLLLAAAENMLSFDVNLQNAIEQPIARNIGWLDFTHAITFARAVYVHATAENKYWRSGLLQMACFVGRNKPFLTETTFDKWKVDDQKLFMAQQKANLFNMDYGEYIYSVHRLKMVCAVECLLDLVSQDTADRLLAALNRYLHSYLRQKAPAREAYQAKFHVERE
- a CDS encoding metalloregulator ArsR/SmtB family transcription factor gives rise to the protein MSTRETILKELKIKGKARADELSEPLNLTAMAVRQHLYQLQEEGAVECISVASGRGRPAKYWRLTEKSNVYFQDAHRDLSLDLISGIRDVLGGDALLQLLDHRSTKQEKTYKEAMAEADDLSEKLVALAKARSSEGYMADVTTEDGDLLFIENHCPICEAAKSCSGICSQELQLFQKLFEDEAFVERSEHIVAGARRCAYKVSKKN
- a CDS encoding MerR family transcriptional regulator, whose protein sequence is MAEDSATGRDKSGKGREAFRTISEVAEYLDLPQHVLRFWESKFAQIKPLKRGGNRRYYRPEDVELITAIKQLLHVDGYTIRGVQKLFKSQGVKATIALAKGENEPLTVDAILEKQEQVSPASMKQPVEQQAKPISSSDDKRISSVLSQLKALRAKLD
- a CDS encoding integration host factor subunit alpha — its product is MSNQTLTRADLAESVYEEVGLSRNESADLVESILDEIADSLVKGDNVKISSFGSFLVRSKNGRVGRNPKTGEEVPIEPRRVLVFRPSQVMKDQINSDNS
- the plsX gene encoding phosphate acyltransferase PlsX codes for the protein MAKTITIAVDAMGGDHAPDMVIEGAAKARTLYPNTKFLMFGDEKAIMPHLSKYPELKKASEIVHTHEIVSSDMKPSQALRKGRKSSMGLAIQAVKDEKADVCISAGNTGALMALAKFMLRTMPGIDRPALISPLPTLRGESVMLDLGANVECDSNNLVQFAIMGAAYVRTVLGLSKPSVALLNVGVEDLKGKDSIKAAADVLKESTHLPMTFTGFVEGNDIANGEVDVVVTDGFTGNVALKTAEGTARLVTDLLGRAFRSSFLTKLGYLLSKHGLRSLKDHLDPNNHNGGVFLGLNGLVMKSHGGANAQGFASALTSAIDMAQNDLTRLISEDLHEIGVEEETKP
- a CDS encoding DUF177 domain-containing protein; the protein is MTKKNNLTLSLKASEIDGNEKSYAIEATGDQKSILVERFNLVSLSTFSAEVTVKSKADMDAVLLEGHIDAELEQACTISLKPVAETVSENFSLLLVSPEMANSMDEDEAYLDVDAPDYDALEGDIVEVGELVAQTLAISMNQYPRAEGVELNVSASANVSVNEAELEKPNPFAALGKLKDQS
- a CDS encoding ubiquinol-cytochrome C chaperone family protein codes for the protein MFKRLFAKKAIKVEAYRVYSELVGQARNAVFYEGYGVEDTIDGRFDMILLHLFLVDHRLEQEGDDYIEFRRFIQEAMVSDLDRSFRELGVGDMSVGKEMKKVGAAWLGRSAAYKAALENEDEERQLDQVVMANIYRDNQDKDVSLMVSYIQRSVETLKNTVVESFETCSFNFPDPTV
- a CDS encoding outer membrane protein assembly factor BamE translates to MTKTAPSSFKKHVTLGFCVAASIAVSACGNARENRGYFFDNELADAIAPGVDNRQSVNSTLGSPTIPALFDDKTWYYVSSRMRVRPIFWPETVDHRVLAITFNDRGVVENVNNFDMSDTRSINPAPGKTPTKGRHLSFFQQLFGTVGTFSGQQGPNGNNGNPTGPNG